One bacterium DNA segment encodes these proteins:
- a CDS encoding DegV family protein — MKRSFAVVTDSTADLPDEWRDRYGIQVVPLKVLFGNETLRDRVDMTDDEFFRRLAASTKLPTTSAPSPGEFAEVYRRLARDHEGCISIHIGAQLSATAEAARVGAQSVEGFNVNVIDSETVTMPMAFLCRVAAECQTLDEATAAVEERVPKCRVLALLDTLRYVEMGGRVSRAQAMIGTMLDLKPLLLVADREIKPVDRVRTRSRAIPRMLEFFRGELPVEHVGVMHAQAPEEAREIAAGLRTELGGREIPIGQIGCVLGTHTGPKALGLVYIRR, encoded by the coding sequence ATGAAGCGGAGCTTTGCGGTCGTCACCGACTCGACCGCCGACCTTCCGGACGAGTGGCGGGACCGGTACGGCATCCAGGTCGTGCCGCTGAAGGTGCTGTTCGGCAACGAGACGCTTCGTGACCGGGTGGACATGACCGATGACGAATTCTTCCGGCGCCTCGCGGCATCGACGAAGTTGCCGACCACGTCGGCTCCATCGCCGGGTGAGTTTGCCGAGGTGTACCGGCGGCTGGCGCGGGATCACGAAGGCTGCATCTCGATTCACATCGGCGCCCAGCTGTCCGCGACCGCGGAGGCGGCGCGGGTCGGCGCTCAATCGGTCGAAGGCTTCAATGTCAACGTCATCGACAGCGAGACGGTGACGATGCCGATGGCGTTCCTGTGCCGCGTCGCCGCCGAGTGCCAGACGCTGGACGAAGCCACGGCGGCGGTTGAGGAGCGCGTGCCGAAGTGCCGGGTCCTGGCCCTGCTCGACACGCTGCGCTACGTCGAGATGGGGGGCAGGGTGAGCCGCGCTCAGGCGATGATCGGCACCATGCTCGACCTCAAGCCGCTGCTGCTCGTCGCCGACCGCGAGATCAAGCCGGTCGACCGGGTGCGCACCCGCTCCCGGGCCATCCCTCGGATGCTCGAGTTCTTCCGAGGGGAGCTGCCGGTGGAGCACGTGGGCGTCATGCACGCGCAGGCGCCCGAGGAGGCGCGGGAGATCGCCGCCGGGCTGCGCACGGAACTTGGGGGCCGGGAGATCCCGATCGGCCAGATCGGCTGCGTGCTCGGAACTCACACCGGGCCGAAAGCCCTGGGCCTGGTCTACATCAGGAGGTAG
- a CDS encoding acetoin utilization protein AcuC, giving the protein MPGPVALVYGDELMKHRLSDQHPLQPIRVKLAMDLIRSTGLIEHCRLLPPRRATTNELELVHSPDYVDLVRRLGDPAQRRQVAIDRIHAAGFGSADNPISDDLHEGSRLVAGASLVAAEAIEGGAALHAFSPSGGLHHAHRDRASGFCTYNDAAIACRWLKDRGHRVAYVDIDVHHGDGVEGVFQSDPAVLTISLHESGRHLFPGTGFPADCGVGPGRGTAANLPFEPFTWDEPWLEGFERVVPPLLRRFEPTVLVTQDGCDTHYLDPLAHLAATTRIWPRVGRAFHELAHELCEGRWLALGGGGYAIREVVPRAWTLLFAEMVERPGLAADLNDASSVAPGAEEQERVWASLHQDLRRLGEVHGFDFASPSGGADQGGGA; this is encoded by the coding sequence GTGCCCGGCCCGGTCGCGCTCGTCTACGGCGACGAGCTGATGAAGCACCGCCTCTCGGATCAGCATCCGCTGCAACCGATCCGCGTCAAGCTGGCGATGGACCTCATCCGTTCCACCGGCCTGATCGAGCACTGCCGCCTGCTGCCGCCGCGCCGCGCCACGACCAACGAGCTGGAGCTGGTTCACTCGCCGGATTACGTCGACCTCGTCCGGCGGCTTGGCGACCCGGCTCAGCGACGGCAGGTGGCGATCGACCGCATCCATGCGGCCGGGTTCGGATCCGCGGACAATCCCATCTCGGACGATCTGCATGAGGGGAGCCGGCTCGTCGCCGGCGCGAGCCTGGTCGCGGCTGAGGCGATCGAGGGCGGCGCCGCCCTCCATGCATTCAGCCCGTCCGGCGGCCTGCATCACGCTCATCGCGATCGAGCGTCGGGATTCTGCACCTACAACGACGCGGCCATCGCCTGCCGCTGGTTGAAGGATCGCGGGCATCGCGTCGCCTATGTCGACATCGACGTCCACCACGGCGATGGAGTGGAGGGCGTGTTCCAGAGCGACCCGGCGGTGCTCACGATCAGCCTGCACGAGAGCGGTCGCCACCTGTTCCCGGGTACCGGCTTTCCGGCGGACTGCGGCGTCGGACCCGGTCGCGGGACCGCCGCCAACCTGCCGTTTGAACCGTTCACCTGGGACGAGCCCTGGCTCGAAGGCTTCGAGCGGGTCGTGCCGCCCCTGCTCCGCCGGTTCGAGCCGACCGTGCTCGTCACGCAGGATGGCTGCGACACCCACTATCTCGATCCGCTCGCGCATCTCGCGGCGACGACGCGGATCTGGCCCCGCGTGGGCCGCGCGTTCCACGAGCTGGCGCACGAGCTGTGCGAAGGACGCTGGCTGGCGCTTGGGGGCGGCGGTTACGCCATCCGTGAAGTCGTCCCGCGGGCCTGGACTCTGTTATTTGCCGAGATGGTCGAACGTCCTGGCCTCGCGGCCGACCTCAACGATGCGTCAAGCGTTGCGCCGGGGGCGGAGGAGCAGGAACGCGTCTGGGCTTCGCTGCACCAAGACCTGCGCCGGCTGGGCGAGGTCCACGGCTTCGATTTCGCCTCTCCCTCCGGGGGAGCGGATCAGGGCGGGGGGGCTTGA
- a CDS encoding DUF2236 domain-containing protein gives MNASCFNGHVAAGLYDDGSITRRVSRENVLLLGGGRALLMQLAHPKVAAGVDEHSDFRTHPIRRLRRTIRTTMAIVFGDRETALAAARSVNRVHARVRGRDYRALDPDLLLWVHATLVDSALVTYETFVQRLPAADREDFYQESKIVGELLGIPRDRFPGRLDEFDAYVDTMLSTGPVRVGPRATELAARVLRPRVRLLPGPVMIPFEIITTGLLPSTLRAQYGLAWGPRRQRVFRLAMRTLPRLVAMTPPVLRVWPLPGHSVSLEAM, from the coding sequence ATTAATGCGTCTTGCTTTAATGGGCACGTGGCGGCCGGCCTCTACGACGACGGCTCGATCACCCGGCGTGTGAGCCGCGAGAACGTGCTTCTGCTCGGCGGCGGCCGCGCCCTGCTGATGCAGCTCGCGCACCCCAAGGTCGCAGCGGGAGTCGACGAGCACTCGGACTTCCGCACCCACCCGATACGGCGCCTGCGCCGGACGATTCGCACGACGATGGCGATCGTTTTCGGCGATCGTGAGACCGCTCTCGCGGCGGCGCGAAGCGTCAACCGGGTCCATGCCCGAGTCCGAGGTCGGGACTATCGCGCGCTGGACCCGGACCTGCTGCTCTGGGTGCATGCGACGCTCGTCGACTCCGCGCTCGTCACGTATGAGACCTTCGTCCAGCGGTTGCCGGCGGCGGACCGCGAAGACTTCTACCAGGAGTCGAAGATCGTGGGCGAGTTGCTGGGCATTCCTCGCGATCGATTTCCGGGCCGCCTGGACGAATTCGATGCCTATGTCGACACGATGCTGTCGACCGGTCCGGTGCGCGTGGGGCCGCGGGCGACGGAACTGGCGGCCCGGGTGCTGCGGCCGAGGGTGCGTCTTCTGCCCGGCCCGGTGATGATCCCGTTCGAGATCATCACGACCGGCCTTCTGCCGTCGACGCTGCGCGCGCAGTACGGCCTGGCGTGGGGTCCGCGCCGGCAGCGTGTCTTCCGCCTCGCCATGCGCACGCTGCCACGACTGGTCGCGATGACGCCGCCCGTGCTCAGGGTGTGGCCGCTGCCCGGTCACAGCGTCTCGCTCGAGGCCATGTAG
- a CDS encoding glutamate formiminotransferase, giving the protein MNQEGLFESVPNFSEGRRRDVIAAIAAAAGDAHLLDSDPDPDHNRVVISIAGYRAKLVEGLMEAIGVAIDRIDVRRHQGVHPRVGAADVVPIVPLGQTTLATCREVAREVGELIWARLKVPVYFYGQGRSLADIRAGRARPDLGGPDMHPTAGAVCVGARLNLVAFNVLLPATGVPAARALARSLRESAGGMRGVQALVFELPGGEVQLSMNLVRADATPPAAVVAELERRGVAVGAQQLVGLCPAQAANAAAAGRLLEARLASAAARAGAWRCRERGDEEHLALAGRLQREAEQLAVLGIEPEEILGGAERAAALVPVLRAAQALDGELEAMLGAAARGLRASIRPSTQAAYASRIAALDARLAPA; this is encoded by the coding sequence ATGAATCAGGAAGGCCTCTTCGAGTCCGTGCCCAACTTCTCAGAAGGCAGGCGGCGCGACGTGATTGCGGCCATCGCGGCCGCCGCCGGCGATGCCCATCTCCTCGACAGCGACCCAGACCCAGATCACAACCGCGTTGTGATCTCGATCGCGGGGTACAGAGCCAAGCTCGTCGAGGGCCTCATGGAGGCGATAGGTGTGGCGATCGATCGCATCGACGTCCGCCGGCATCAGGGCGTCCATCCACGCGTGGGCGCCGCCGACGTGGTGCCGATCGTCCCGCTCGGCCAGACCACGCTCGCGACCTGCCGGGAAGTCGCGCGGGAGGTCGGCGAGCTGATCTGGGCCCGGCTCAAGGTCCCGGTGTACTTCTACGGCCAGGGCCGCTCGCTGGCCGACATCCGCGCCGGGCGGGCGCGACCCGACCTCGGCGGGCCCGACATGCATCCCACAGCCGGCGCCGTCTGCGTCGGCGCGCGGCTCAACCTGGTCGCCTTCAACGTGCTGCTGCCGGCCACCGGCGTCCCAGCGGCGCGCGCCCTCGCTCGGTCGCTGCGCGAGTCGGCCGGCGGCATGCGCGGCGTCCAGGCGCTGGTGTTCGAGCTGCCCGGCGGAGAGGTTCAGCTGTCGATGAACCTCGTGCGCGCGGATGCAACCCCGCCGGCGGCGGTCGTCGCCGAGCTGGAGCGCCGCGGAGTCGCCGTCGGGGCGCAGCAGCTCGTGGGCCTGTGCCCGGCCCAAGCCGCCAACGCCGCGGCCGCGGGGCGCTTGCTCGAGGCCCGGCTGGCGAGCGCGGCTGCGCGGGCGGGCGCCTGGCGGTGCCGCGAGCGGGGAGACGAGGAACACCTGGCCCTCGCCGGGCGCCTTCAGCGCGAGGCCGAGCAGCTGGCCGTCCTCGGCATCGAACCCGAAGAGATCCTCGGTGGCGCAGAGCGGGCGGCGGCGCTCGTGCCGGTGCTCCGCGCCGCGCAGGCCCTCGATGGTGAGCTGGAGGCGATGCTCGGCGCCGCCGCGCGCGGCTTGCGCGCCTCGATCAGGCCATCAACGCAGGCTGCCTACGCGTCGCGTATCGCCGCGCTGGATGCACGGCTGGCGCCGGCCTAG
- a CDS encoding Asp23/Gls24 family envelope stress response protein: MASKTSTPLVQARQWGRIEVFPSAVGAIAGHAALRCYGIAGMAARGLRDGVAELLRRENVDRGVDVVEVEGGLAIDVFVIVQYGIRISEVAHNLQETVRFEVERSVKVPVVQVNVNVQGVREEL, translated from the coding sequence ATGGCCTCCAAAACGTCGACGCCGCTCGTCCAGGCCCGGCAGTGGGGCCGCATCGAGGTCTTCCCTTCAGCCGTGGGTGCGATCGCCGGCCACGCGGCGCTGCGCTGCTACGGCATCGCCGGCATGGCGGCCCGCGGGCTGCGCGACGGCGTTGCCGAGCTGCTCCGTCGCGAGAACGTGGATCGAGGCGTGGACGTGGTCGAGGTCGAAGGCGGCCTGGCCATCGATGTCTTCGTCATCGTGCAATACGGGATCCGCATCTCCGAGGTCGCACACAACCTTCAGGAGACCGTCAGGTTCGAGGTGGAGCGATCGGTCAAAGTGCCCGTGGTGCAGGTCAACGTCAACGTCCAGGGCGTCCGGGAAGAGCTGTAA
- the rpmB gene encoding 50S ribosomal protein L28 produces the protein MAKRCAICGKEPQYGHHVSHAKNRVNRRFEPNLQMGRVTVEGRLVRARVCTRCLRTHSAAV, from the coding sequence ATGGCCAAGCGTTGCGCGATTTGCGGCAAAGAGCCGCAGTACGGACACCACGTCAGTCATGCCAAGAACCGGGTCAACCGTCGATTCGAGCCCAACCTTCAGATGGGCCGGGTGACGGTGGAGGGCCGTTTGGTCCGCGCGCGTGTCTGCACGCGCTGCCTTCGCACCCACTCCGCGGCGGTCTAG
- a CDS encoding DAK2 domain-containing protein, with translation MAADRPTGVDGPLFKRALLGSLSWLSSNHEEVNRLNVFPVPDGDTGTNMLLTLQSAVEDIKDSNAAEVSKIAKLASHGSLMGARGNSGVILSQIFRGFARAVEGKSSLTPAELAAAFEEAANAAYRAVNKPTEGTILTVAREAGRAAATAAGSPDATIPRVIAAAAAGARAAVLKTPSQLQILRDAGVVDAGGFGLEIILEGMLKTVEEAESALRTLAQSKPAASSSSQVAVALPEGGWGYCTEFLIEGSGLDLDLIRNQIEALGNSVLVVGEPELVKVHVHTDDPTRVITLAGGHGKLLKLNVGDMSTQHRRIIDSDAAAPRPPRPNGVGLVAVVAGSGLVEIFRGLGVDAIVEGGQTMNPSTQDMLKAIESVPYDEVVLLPNNRNVILAAKQVVSLTRKKVRVMETHSVPQGVAAVVAFRGERSGAENAAAMKAEAERVQTIEVTHAVRDTRSNGLKVKKGDVIGLINEKLEFAGNDYGEVVNKALGRLGPASYELVTVYRGAGASDDELAKLESEIRSNYPGLEVEVQQGGQQHYPFILSVE, from the coding sequence ATGGCTGCAGATAGGCCCACCGGGGTGGACGGACCCCTGTTCAAGCGGGCCCTCTTGGGCAGTTTGAGCTGGCTTTCGTCCAACCACGAGGAGGTCAACCGGCTCAACGTGTTCCCGGTTCCCGACGGGGACACCGGGACGAACATGCTGCTGACACTGCAGTCCGCGGTCGAAGACATCAAAGATTCGAACGCCGCCGAGGTCAGCAAGATCGCCAAGCTCGCCTCGCACGGCAGCCTGATGGGCGCGCGAGGCAACTCCGGGGTGATCCTCTCGCAGATCTTTCGGGGGTTTGCGCGGGCGGTCGAGGGCAAGAGCTCGCTCACGCCGGCTGAGCTGGCGGCGGCATTCGAAGAGGCCGCGAACGCGGCCTACAGGGCTGTCAACAAGCCGACGGAGGGGACGATCCTCACCGTCGCTCGCGAAGCCGGCCGGGCGGCGGCGACCGCGGCCGGCAGCCCGGACGCGACGATCCCGCGCGTCATCGCGGCGGCGGCGGCGGGAGCGCGTGCGGCCGTGCTCAAGACGCCCAGCCAGCTGCAGATCCTTCGTGACGCAGGGGTCGTCGATGCCGGCGGCTTCGGCCTCGAAATCATCCTCGAAGGCATGCTGAAGACGGTCGAGGAGGCGGAGTCGGCGCTGCGCACGCTCGCCCAGTCAAAGCCGGCCGCATCCTCGTCGTCACAGGTCGCGGTCGCGCTGCCCGAGGGCGGCTGGGGTTACTGCACGGAATTCCTGATCGAGGGTTCCGGCCTCGACCTCGACCTGATCCGCAACCAGATCGAGGCGCTGGGCAACTCGGTGCTGGTCGTGGGTGAGCCCGAGCTGGTGAAGGTCCACGTGCACACCGATGACCCGACGCGGGTCATCACCCTGGCCGGCGGCCACGGCAAGCTGCTCAAGCTCAACGTCGGCGACATGTCGACCCAGCACAGACGGATCATCGACAGCGATGCGGCCGCGCCCCGGCCGCCCCGGCCGAATGGGGTCGGTCTCGTCGCGGTGGTGGCCGGGTCCGGCCTGGTGGAGATCTTCCGCGGCCTGGGCGTGGACGCGATCGTCGAGGGCGGCCAGACGATGAACCCGAGCACGCAGGACATGCTCAAGGCGATCGAGTCCGTGCCGTACGACGAGGTCGTTCTTTTGCCCAACAACCGCAACGTGATCCTGGCCGCCAAGCAGGTGGTGAGCCTGACCCGGAAGAAGGTCCGCGTGATGGAGACTCACAGCGTTCCGCAGGGAGTCGCTGCGGTGGTGGCATTTCGCGGTGAACGTTCGGGCGCCGAAAACGCCGCCGCGATGAAGGCCGAGGCCGAGCGGGTGCAGACGATCGAGGTCACGCATGCGGTTCGGGACACGCGCTCGAATGGGCTCAAGGTGAAGAAGGGCGACGTGATCGGCCTGATCAACGAGAAGCTCGAGTTCGCGGGCAACGACTACGGCGAGGTCGTCAACAAGGCCCTCGGCAGGCTGGGTCCCGCGTCGTACGAGCTCGTCACCGTCTATCGTGGCGCCGGTGCCAGCGATGACGAACTGGCGAAGTTGGAATCGGAGATCCGGTCGAACTATCCGGGCCTCGAGGTCGAGGTCCAGCAAGGCGGTCAGCAGCACTATCCCTTCATCCTCTCCGTCGAATAA
- the recG gene encoding ATP-dependent DNA helicase RecG, which yields MAADRGHRPHPGRRLVRGVAAACASAGAAGAGAGRAARVVCACGGTAPQANPLGGATAGSEHEPVAEGLRLSTLILPQSLDAAVSALPKVKPADAKRLTRLGLVTIRDLLLALPFGWEAYGEPAAVANLTSGQQATVIGTIAAIGAKRTPRRGLRLTEATLRDDSGDGLKIVWFNQPYLARQLQKGDRVAVAGTVRQARYGAMLEMQNPHHERLEGADVAPSPRIGGLMPKYHLVAGLSSRKVAGWVEAALPLADQLEDVLPATVREHHHLLPVAAAVRWGHRPDTEEQWRDARRRMAFAELFELQAAFALMRASIEAEPATSIPYRQDVIDAFKAGLGFELTRAQRRSTWEAFQDMERTAPMNRLLNGDVGSGKTAVAAACAAMAHAAGLQAVVMAPTEILARQHLHRFRAYLEETFPSLTVELLVSSQGAAERRRVRSAAASGHCALVVGTHALIEDEVEFAALGLAVVDEQHRFGTRQRELLRSKGRGRPHFLAMTATPIPRTLALALYGEMVVSVIDEQPPGRTPVETEVVAPEHRQRAYDLVRAEVRSGRQAFVICPLIEESELLSARSATAEFERLKRDVFPDLRLGLVHGRMRDKDEAMQGFVSGETQVLVATAVVEVGVDVPNATVMMIEGAERFGLAQLHQFRGRVGRGANQSHCLLLTDDPSAGNLDRLHLVAGIQDGFALAREDMNRRGVGQLMGPRQHGMSDAAMEALQRPELLSEVREEVEQLMLTDPGFDRHPVLKAAAQHRQDQISIS from the coding sequence TTGGCTGCAGACCGGGGTCATCGTCCTCATCCTGGCCGGCGGCTGGTTCGCGGTGTCGCGGCTGCGTGCGCCAGCGCTGGTGCTGCTGGTGCTGGCGCTGGCCGGGCAGCTCGTGTGGTTTGCGCGTGCGGAGGCACGGCGCCTCAGGCAAACCCGTTAGGCGGCGCGACGGCCGGATCCGAGCATGAGCCGGTTGCCGAGGGGCTGCGGTTGTCAACTCTGATCCTGCCGCAGTCCCTCGACGCGGCGGTTTCGGCCCTGCCCAAGGTCAAGCCCGCGGACGCCAAGCGGTTGACCCGGCTCGGCCTCGTCACGATCCGCGACCTGCTGCTCGCCCTTCCGTTCGGCTGGGAGGCATACGGTGAGCCGGCCGCGGTGGCGAATCTCACCTCGGGTCAGCAGGCGACCGTGATCGGCACCATCGCCGCGATCGGCGCCAAGCGCACCCCGCGTCGCGGGCTCCGGCTCACCGAGGCCACGCTGCGCGACGACTCAGGCGACGGTCTGAAGATCGTGTGGTTCAACCAGCCCTACCTGGCCCGGCAGCTGCAGAAGGGGGACCGCGTCGCGGTGGCCGGCACCGTCCGCCAGGCGCGCTACGGGGCGATGCTCGAGATGCAGAACCCGCATCACGAGCGGCTGGAGGGCGCGGACGTCGCGCCGTCTCCGCGGATCGGCGGCCTCATGCCCAAGTATCACCTCGTCGCCGGGCTGAGCTCCCGGAAGGTGGCGGGCTGGGTCGAGGCCGCTCTGCCGCTGGCGGACCAGCTCGAGGATGTGCTCCCCGCGACCGTGCGAGAGCACCACCATCTCCTTCCGGTCGCCGCGGCCGTGCGGTGGGGGCACCGCCCGGACACCGAAGAGCAGTGGCGCGATGCCCGGCGGCGCATGGCATTTGCCGAGCTGTTCGAGCTGCAAGCCGCCTTCGCCCTGATGCGAGCGAGCATCGAAGCCGAGCCGGCGACTTCGATCCCCTACCGCCAGGACGTGATCGACGCGTTCAAGGCCGGGCTGGGTTTCGAGCTGACCAGGGCGCAGCGGCGATCGACCTGGGAGGCGTTCCAGGACATGGAGAGGACCGCACCCATGAACCGGCTCCTCAACGGAGACGTGGGCTCGGGCAAGACCGCGGTCGCCGCCGCCTGCGCCGCCATGGCGCATGCGGCCGGGCTGCAAGCCGTGGTGATGGCGCCGACCGAGATCCTCGCCCGGCAGCATCTCCACCGCTTCCGCGCCTACCTGGAGGAGACCTTTCCGAGCCTGACGGTGGAGCTCCTGGTCAGCAGCCAAGGCGCGGCCGAGCGGCGGCGCGTACGGTCGGCGGCAGCGTCAGGTCACTGCGCGCTGGTGGTCGGCACCCATGCCCTGATCGAAGACGAGGTCGAGTTCGCCGCCCTGGGTCTTGCGGTCGTGGACGAGCAGCACCGCTTCGGCACGCGGCAGCGCGAGCTGCTCAGGTCCAAGGGCCGGGGGCGGCCCCACTTCCTGGCCATGACCGCGACCCCGATTCCGCGCACGCTGGCGCTCGCCCTCTACGGCGAGATGGTGGTTTCGGTGATCGACGAGCAGCCTCCGGGGCGCACGCCGGTCGAGACGGAGGTGGTCGCCCCGGAGCACCGCCAGCGGGCCTACGACCTGGTCCGGGCGGAGGTGCGATCGGGCCGGCAGGCGTTCGTGATCTGTCCTCTCATCGAAGAGTCGGAGCTGCTCTCCGCCCGCTCCGCCACCGCCGAGTTCGAGCGATTGAAGAGGGACGTGTTCCCAGACCTGCGCCTGGGCCTGGTGCACGGGCGGATGCGGGACAAGGACGAGGCGATGCAAGGATTCGTCTCAGGCGAGACGCAGGTGCTGGTGGCGACCGCCGTCGTCGAGGTCGGGGTCGATGTGCCCAACGCGACCGTGATGATGATCGAGGGTGCGGAACGGTTCGGCCTCGCGCAGCTGCACCAGTTCCGCGGCCGGGTCGGTCGCGGCGCGAATCAGAGCCACTGCCTTTTGCTGACCGACGACCCTTCGGCAGGCAATTTGGACCGGCTCCATCTCGTGGCCGGCATCCAGGATGGATTCGCCCTGGCCCGGGAAGACATGAATCGGCGTGGGGTGGGGCAGCTCATGGGGCCGCGGCAGCACGGCATGTCCGATGCGGCGATGGAAGCGCTGCAAAGGCCTGAACTGCTGAGTGAGGTGCGTGAAGAGGTGGAGCAGCTGATGCTGACCGATCCGGGCTTCGATCGTCATCCCGTGCTCAAGGCGGCCGCCCAGCACCGGCAGGACCAGATATCGATCAGCTAG